In Gouania willdenowi chromosome 15, fGouWil2.1, whole genome shotgun sequence, one DNA window encodes the following:
- the LOC114477331 gene encoding uncharacterized protein LOC114477331 has product MGKCKFNEAWQDKQAFCHWLKPVDNNVFEAFCTVCKKKIQLGNMGVKALESHAKSGKHINSIKAKEKTLSIDGVFQPANVSQLTVNAPEAEDNVNQPAACASTAPPVTTETNGRVDLRTTFGFTPTMKAEVLWTLNTIAKHQSYNGNEGISELFKSMFPDSDIATTFTCGSDKTAYIAKFGLAVHIKEELVSKVNKSPFVLMFDESLNETTKNKQLDVHVRFWDEGQVQSRYLGSQFMGHSTAQDLLSHLKECMDKLDLRHLVSISMDGPSVNWKLFDIFQKDQSEQYGGVQLICVGSCGLHTLHNAFKCGFSAWQLDKLLRAMHTLFHNVPARREDYITITKSSVFPLSFCAHRWVENLPVVERALAVWPSLLLYMEAVKTKRLSNPGTASYDTVAAAIKDPLILAKLQFYAALARTFTPFLKKYQTDNPVLPFLPKDLTELMMSLLRRFIKREVLHDITALQLTKLDVTDKTIWLSPQDISIGLGAESVLKGTSYCSSLTVSCPWRAGVRTSSPFLPCRRGWTSSCAVPWSLIQSCGPSARSCSSSPTAKLRLNVDSPSIKRLSQIT; this is encoded by the exons atggggaaatgtaaatttaatgaagcGTGGCAAGATAAACAAGCATTTTGTCACTGGTTAAAACCGGTGGACAACAACGTATTTGAGGCTTTTTGTACAGTATGCAAAAAAAAGATTCAGCTTGGTAACATGGGTGTGAAGGCTTTGGAGTCTCATGCCAAGTCAGGTAAGCACATCAACTCTATCAAAGCTAAGGAGAAAACACTTTCCATCGACGGAGTGTTTCAACCTGCTAACGTTAGCCAGCTAACTGTTAACGCGCCTGAAGCAGAAGATAACGTTAACCAACCAGCTGCTTGCGCTAGCACAGCCCCTCCAGTTACGACCGAAACTAACGGTAGAGTGGATCTGCGCACAACTTTTGGATTCACACCTACAATGAAAGCAGAGGTGTTGTGGACTCTTAACACCATCGCCAAACATCAGTCCTACAATGGAAATGAGGGTATTTCAGAGCTTTTCAAAAGCATGTTCCCTGATTCCGACATCGCTACCACGTTTACTTGTGGGTCCGACAAAACGGCATACATAGCCAAGTTTGGTTTAGCGGTTCACATCAAAGAGGAATTGGTGTCCAAAGTAAACAAATCGCCGTTCGTTCTTATGTTCGACGAGAGCCTCaacgaaacaacaaaaaacaaacagctggaTGTGCATGTTCGCTTCTGGGACGAGGGACAGGTTCAGTCCAGATACCTGGGCTCCCAGTTTATGGGACATTCCACTGCACAAGACCTGCTGTCACATCTCAAA GAATGTATGGACAAACTGGACCTCAGACACTTGGTGTCCATTTCAATGGATGGGCCCAGTGTGAACTGGAAACTCTTCGACATTTTCCAGAAAGATCAATCTGAGCAGTACGGAG GTGTTCAGCTCATTTGTGTGGGGAGCTGTGGCTTACACACGCTACACAACGCATTCAAGTGTGGGTTCAGTGCATGGCAGCTGGACAAGTTGCTGAGAGCAATGCACACATTGTTTCACAATGTGCCTGCCAGGAGAGAGGATTACATCACCATAACCAAGTCCAGTGTGTTCCCCCTGTCTTTCTGTGCCCATCGTTGGGTAGAAAACCTTCCGGTTGTGGAGAGAGCCTTGGCTGTCTGGCCATCACTTCTCCTGTACATGGAAGCTGTGAAAACAAAGAGACTCTCCAACCCTGGGACAG CATCCTATGACACAGTTGCAGCAGCCATAAAGGATCCACTCATCTTGGCCAAATTGCAGTTCTACGCAGCACTTGCCAGGACCTTCACTCCCTTCTTGAAAAAATATCAGACAGATAATCCTGTGCTCCCATTCCTCCCCAAGGATCTCACCGAGTTGATGATG AGTCTACTCAGACGTTTCATAAAGAGAGAAGTCCTCCATGATATCACTGCCCTGCAGCTGACCAAACTGGATGTTACAGACAAGACCATCTGGCTCAGCCCACAAGACATCAGCATTGGTCTAGGTGCAGAGTCGGTCCTTAAG GGGACGTCATACTGCAGCAGTTTGACAGTCTCCTGTCCTTGGAGAGCAGGAGTGAGGACTTCCTCTCCTTTCCTCCCATGCAGAAGAGGCTGGACGTCTTCCTGTGCAGTGCCATGGAGCCTTATCCAGAGCTGTGGGCCTTCTGCAAGAAGCTGCTCATCCTCTCCCACGGCCAAGCTACGGTTGAACGTGGATTCTCCATCAATAAAGAGGTTGAGTCAGATAACTTGA